Proteins from one Oncorhynchus tshawytscha isolate Ot180627B linkage group LG16, Otsh_v2.0, whole genome shotgun sequence genomic window:
- the LOC112236894 gene encoding lipocalin gives MMLRMMGVLLCAALVACIDVVPQKDFNLEKMAGRWWIVGFATNAHWFVSHKADMKMGTSVMLPTAGGDLDLTYTNLNADGTCWRMTHLAKKTDIPGRFTFTSQRWNNENDMRVVAVQYDDFALIHTIKTKDGVPEVLNKLYSRTPEVSTALQQKFMQFSLDTGIISDNIAILPKNGECTEA, from the exons ATGATGCTGAGGATGATGGGAGTTCTGCTGTGCGCTGCACTGGTCGCCTGCATCGACGTCGTGCCCCAGAAAGACTTCAACCTGGAGaag ATGGCTGGTAGGTGGTGGATTGTGGGCTTTGCCACCAACGCCCATTGGTTTGTGAGCCATAAGGCTGACATGAAGATGGGCACTTCCGTGATGCTGCCCACCGCCGGAGGAGACCTAGACCTCACCTACACCAACCTgaa cgcTGATGGTACTTGCTGGAGGATGACACATCTAGCCAAGAAGACTGACATCCCAGGCCGCTTCACCTTCACCAGCCAGC gTTGGAACAATGAAAATGACATGCGTGTGGTGGCTGTCCAGTATGATGACTTTGCTCTGATCCACACCATCAAGACCAAAGATGGAGTACCTGAGGTGCTCAACAAGCTCTACa GTCGCACTCCAGAGGTGAGCACAGCACTGCAGCAGAAGTTCATGCAGTTCTCTCTGGATACAGGAATCATCTCCGACAACATCGCTATCCTGCCCAAGAATG GTGAATGTACCGAGGCATAA